cttgttttttgttttacttttcttctatatatttttggttttgttgaaaCAGAAACGCCCGCTGCAATTATTTTACATGCGAGCATCTCGACCTCTCCATCCCATCTTATTTGCACAAAGGGAGGAAATCGATCGTTCAATTCGATCGCCAAAAAAGGACATCGAGCGGTCGTGTGGTGGAACGGGACAAAGATGAAGTTGTGGACCACCGGCGTGCTGCAAAACTGGCAAATAATGTCATCCAAGATTGGTACATTGGGAAGGGAAGGGATTGCGAATGGTGCTGGATGGCAGGAAATGGGTGGCCACCACCGTTGGCATGAATTGTTGAGTGAAGCAGAAACGAATATTTACCCACGGTGTGTTAACTCAACTGTAATAGGTGGTGAAGATGGGAAAGGGTGGAGAAGGGCGGGGGGAGGTGGGAAGCTGGGAGTTGTAGAAAGGAAGGTCCATTGGAAAAGAGGAACTGGAGGAAACATGCGAACACAGTGACAGTATGTACCAAGTTTTATGAAACGGTTGTAGAATAATAATACTGCACGTACCAAGAAAGCTTCATTTAGCGtcgaaaagtatgcaaattgcaaaGATTTTAATCGCTTTATAACCTTAGTGTCAACAAATTGCCTACCTTAGCAAACGcctttgtaaataaaaatgctgtctgtttttggtttttccgTGGCCTTGGTTGCCAAATGTTACACCGTGTTGGCCTCGAAGTAATAAAGTTTGATGCTCTGGTTGCTGATTTGCTATAAAAGATTTTCGAGTTCGTTTTCAAGTTCTACTACCGGGGGGTTTTAAGtcgatttttgattaatttaaagtagctttaaaacacaaacccaTTTGAAAAACCGTTGagttttgtctatttttttaatgcataagTTATggtaaataagtaagtaagtaagttatGGCGAATACAGCGCAAGAACTTTGATCTATGGCATGTTTGTACTGAGTACTTCATCCGAGAATAAAAAAGTCGATCATCGTGGTCAACTTCGAGTTGGCCGGGTTTGATCACAGAAACTACATAAATCTGGCTCTCCTGGACAAGGGAGAGTCCAGGGAGATATAGAACCTGATTCTAACATTCGAACCATTTTAAGCATCTGTAGACTTTGGACTATAGGACCGAAGAATCCCAAAATGAGAGCGGGAGGTAAGTTGGTCATTTCAACAGATCAAAAAATACTTTACCAAATTGAATATTCAATTATGGCAGCATCACTTTAAGTCAATTTTGACGGAGAACCAAGTGACAACCTAGACGAAACGACTGAAGATGCTTGATCCAAGAGATCCAGAGACACACCAACATCCGAGCTCCTATACAAAGTACGTGTCCGATCCAGATAGCTATTTGTTTGGTTAACTCCGGTTAAAATTctggcaaacaaaagcaagtGCTACATCCCAATCGTAACGCACTGTAATATGGAGCAGAGTGGGTTCACCCAATTATCCTCCGGGACGCCCATTACCGGTTTCGATGACGCTGACGTGGCTATTTTCAGCattatcatcgtcatcatcgtgctCATTAATAGCATCGATTATGATTTGCTAGCACAAAACACATACTGGCGAACAGAGGCCATGCTGGATGCACTCCTAAAATGGGAAACCGAGCGACACGTACGACCacgccggtggtggtgggcaTTTATtcatgataatttaatttagcgAACCAACGCACATAATTGGAAATTGATTCCGTTATGGTTTTGCGCCTATCTCGTCGATGAGCGGCAAGGTAGAAAAATGAGGAATGTTTGTCGTGCATGTTTAAgggcgttttttttgggttgctgttggtgcgtttgtttgtcgtATCGCTTTGGCAGCGGCTGCAACATGCTGTGCGCGGTGGAAAAGTGTACTGTCTGGCTGGTTACAGATGCGCAACAGCTGTGTTGCTCCGCTGggtgaaatgatttattgctCGCATGTTCCGATTGAGCGGGATCTCCGGAAATGGAGAACGGTGGATGTAATTTATGAGGTCCTTCTCTTTTAGACAAGCTGAAGCAGAGGTTACGTCCAGTGCAGTTTGTAAGATTTTTTGGAACTAATATCCGCAGGGATCTTTACGTCTCACCTCAGCTGAGGAATTTTTGGACGACTTGCGAAGCAATGTCCAGAATGGTTTGTACTGGAGATATTTCCGACCAGTTGTCGAGAAGATAAAAGAGCACCCGATTTTATGGCACAATTATCGTCTCTTAAGGCAATGTCTACGGAGTGTCATAGAGAAATCATCATCCATATTGGCACCGGTGCTATTGGCGCTTCAAATGGTGCTTTAATTTTCCGATCAAGCACACACTCCCGGGACCTGCCAACATCAATCAGTGATCGGAGATCTACGCACCGATCGCATCCAATCGTTGTACCACGTGAGGTCCGCCTTCCCTAACGTTATGGCTCTCGCTGCTCCAAaatggacacaaaaaaaaaccccgcaccGTATAGCTACCGTGGACAAACCGTGGAGAATTGGAGGGGAGAAATTCAACGCAATGCAATCAACGCAGGAATCTAATACGCTGCGGAGCGgatggggagaaaaaaatggcataaTGCATCACTACCATTTCCAGCAGGCTCGCACATTGCTTGTGAACTCATTGGATAGTTCATTGGATGGATAGTGTATGAGGAGTCAAGAGAGTTTGAGGAGGAAAGTCAATCTTCATCTTGAGTGCGGTTCGCGAGTATGCGCGACGCCACGtcatgaattattcaaacagaaaattaaaacattagatCGAACCAAACATGGCAAACCCCCTTTTGAGAGGCGAATCGTTGCACGCCGCGTTGCAGCGTATTTGATCAGATGCCGCGTATCGATCGCGGACCCCGGCGCGGATTAAAGTGCTGTCGGGGCTTGGGAACCTCCGATTCGGCAAGCGTTTTGTAGCCCACCCACCCGGAAGTATGTCGGAAACTCACCTGCGGCCACAGTCAGATGGGGAAAGATGTGGGCCGTCTGCAGCAGGAATACACCGGCGGACAGCTGCAAACCGTGGGCGATGCAGTTGATGATGATCCCGATGTACGTGACGAGCCAGCCCCAACCACCTTCCGGATAATAGTGCTGCTTGAGCGTTATCAGCTGTCGCAGGTCGGCGACGAGACGCGCGCCGTACGGTATCTTCAGATCGTGATggcggtgatgatggtgatggtgccgGTGACGCCTGCCGGACGATCCGTCCGAACCGTATCCGAGATTGTTCAGCCCGCTGCAGGAACCGCTGGCACTCAGCGCCACCCCGGAATCTTCCCGGGAGTTCGTCAGGTGGGGCAGCGAATGGGAGCGCTGCAGTGCCAGCGGCCGCATCGTATCGTTCGACGAGAACGACATATCTTCTTACGCTGTCTGTATCTTTGGTAAACTAGCGGCAAACGTTACCGTATCACTAGCGTTATGCGTTAGTTCGAGAGTGATGATGTCCGTTAAGCGGTACGAGATGCTATTCTCGGCCGTTTGGCAACACTGTCCACGCACCGTTAACACTGGACACTGAGATGTCGTCGGTACATCCACGCACGCCGCTACCGTTGGAGCGCTTTGCGGGTAGTCGATCCGTATCGGCGCACCGTATACTAGCGACCGACCACACTCGATGCCATCGGTTCGGACGTGGCAGCCGCACATAGTCTTCGGTCGGTGACGGTACCGGTTGCTGGGGCGACGTGGTGTGACTCGGGTAGGCCGTCAACTGCACATTGCCATCGCCCACCGGCACTGGGCCGGGCATGCTGGACGGACCCGTTGGCTGGTGGTACTGGCGATCTTTGCTGGAAGGTGGCCGCGAGTGTCAGTGTCCGAGGATTATTCGCTGCTCGACACGAGTCCGATAGGTTATTGGTTGGGTTAATTGAAACGATAGCGATAATTAACTGCCGCTGCTTTCAAACGCACTGCTCGCCAACCTCAGCGCAGCTGGGCAAAAAGGTTTGGCGCACGGTACCAGATTGCACTAGCAGATGGGTCCACCACGCTTCACACATCGTCACATTTTGCGGAATTGGTCGTAAGAGAGTAGCACAAGACCCGAACTAGCCGTTGAGCACTCGACATCTTCCCCTGCGTAAGTGGTTCACCAACGGTTGAAGCGAGAGTCATGATCAGTTTTCAGCGCGAAAAGGAAGCAGCAAGTAGTGAAGAAGGCGAACAGAAAAAACCGGTGGATATGTTTGGCGGGGGCAATAAAGAATGAGATAAATGATGACCGGTTTACTTTGCTTTGTattcttgtttgctttgcgAAATCGACCACGGTGACTCCATCATCTACTGGCAGTGTCTCTCTGCAACAAAATAAGCAACCGAAGTGGAGCAACCCATTGCCAAATTAGAACGTTTCCTTCTCCAGCACATCATGCAAGATGTGCGAGCTGGACGTGGCCACACTGTGGCTAATCAATTACTTATCTATGAATCTGTCCGTACCATCAAGCACACCAGTAGCCAACAGGTTTTGCAACATCAACGTGCAGGCTGTCTGGGTCAGCCAGCGCCACGGCTCATCTCGGGTACGCCATCACGCCAAAGTGTCAATCGGCATCGCCGTGCTAGACGTGATGGACGTGCGACAAACGTGCCGACTAATTCCTCATTATCGGTCCATTCTGTGCGCTCCATTACGAAGAGAGACAACAGCGCCTATCTTTCTGCTGGAGCAGTGACTACTTCCCTTGGAATTGTACCAGACCCCACAGCACTACCGCTGGGCACGATAGTATCGAACGGTTTACGCCAGATACCGGGAATGGACAACTTCTTACTTTGTCGTCTATTCTCCTCCGATGGTGCTCGCtggctgtttttgttgtttatttgatgCCTCACGCACGCTGACAGGTTGATTGGCACGTGTTGATTGACGACGGCATTTTCCTGTCTACTTTGTCTGCATGTGTCTATCTTTTCCCATCGATAGGGTGTGTGCGAATGTTTTCGCAAATCTCTGCACGACACTCACCATTCGGACCGCTAAGAAGCGATGAAAACCGTACGTCAGCGGACCGTCTGGATGCGGGACGGCATGGAAAACCTCGCCCCGTACATTGAGCAATTCGGgagggtttcgttttttttccccagagCATGCCAATTTGCTGACCGGTGAAAGATATGATGATGCGTATGACGCATCCACCGGTCCGTATATGAATGACCCGTTCCAGAAGGAGCTTTGAGTGAGTGCTGTTTGTTGGAATACCGATTCGCTGATGACAGGCAAACCGTCAACCAGAAGGAatccatcaccccgtgtccggTCTGGTTTGTGTCAGCGAGCGCTAGAATCTTTGCGTACAAAAGGGTGCCCCAAACCTCGTACGGTACGTGACCGGTACCGGGTGCTGTCGATAGGGGATTACGCGAGGGTACCGGTTGGCAGTAAACAGATATCCAGACGGCATATCGTTCCGTCACTTGTGACCTTTTAATGAACGGTTTATTTCGTACACATGTACGCTGGAGCACCCGCAAGCCGGCGCAATCGGGCCGACTGACCCCATTAGTGCACGGTTGCGTTAATGTCGATGCCGAAAGACGATTCGCCTTGGGTTCGGGAATAATCCGATTCCATTAGTGGTGGAtggttgatggggcacagctACGCACCGGTCCGCTTGCTGCTAATGAACTCTGGCAAGGTTCTAGCAGCGTCCAGCACACTGGGTACGCATATTCATCTGCAACGGCATCGTGTGCGGGTTCGAACGGGAGGATTAAGCGAACCGATGTACTTGGTGCGGTTTTTGATGCAattaatcatcatcaccatcgaagGACATCGATTGGTGGCCGCAGGAACGAGATAATAGCGAAGCAGTCAGATAAGAGAAATCATCATTATTACAAGATGTGAAGGGAGAGTAGTATAACCACGGTGTATATCAGTAAAATAATCGCTGAAGATGAATTGCTTTGATGATGATCAACAAGAAGATCCAAAATATGTGgaaattcatttcttttaCGCAAAACGATATCTCGATGAAGGTGTAGAAATTATTATAGCTAATTTTGAGCTAATTTTTATAGCTTATTATAgctacattttttaaaaatattatagctaacttcaacaacactatttcggccgagtacacccgggataaggtgacctttcacagtttggagaaggaaatgtcttcaaacgtttgtgaattgttagttgtaagcaatacggcctggccgtcctcattgaataaaaaaacaacactattTCATTATTATCTCAAAATAATTGACTTCAAATGCCTTCAGCGTACATTActttaacataaaaacaaagtgTTAAACAATGCTCAGTATATTCATGAGATCTGTGTCTAAGCGTTTCAAGACTTTCACAGATTTGCCTGTAACGAGTGGCTTCGAAGAAACGTTCATTTCGCTACCGGTGAATTGGTTGTGTATACGACTCCCGTAGGAAAATTGGAAGCTAGTGCACGGTACAGACACCAGTGACCTTACTAGGGTATGGCATCAGCTCCAGTTTTTCACGTTCCCTTCATGCTTATCGTTGATTCGATCGCACGTGGAATCGATTACCGATGCTCATTGGCTACCCTTTCTTGAAAGCTGTCCTACTGTAGTTCAtagcaaaaaacgaaacggtcGACCTTCATGCGGCGCAGTCTGTTCTCGAAATGGCGGAATGTTGTCGTTTTGGGCGCCATATTACAAATGTTTGGTAGAAATGTTCAATCAGCTTTGGAAATTCTGATATCTTCCAGTGAGCTGGTTGCCCCCAATGAAACGAGACACTGTGGCGTTATGATCCTAAACATCTATCCGCCATTGCAAAGCGAATGTTTCGAAGGACCTGATTCCGTCATTCACATTGACCACTTCAAGCTGCGTATGGCAGGAAGGAGCCGTAGGTGGTACAATGTGGTCGATTAAATAATTTCCCGCACAGTTCATAAATCGTGCGTGGTGTATCATTCACAACACACGGGCGCCCATCCTATCCGCGTAAGGATGACaataaacataataacaataacagtAACAGTAAGCAGGCGGCTGTAAATATCATATTTCATTACGGCAGCACCCGCGTACACGTACGGCACGGGaccgtttgtttgcgtttatgCTTTACGCGGCCCACGGTCCTGTATCGCCATCGCCTCGCGCGTTGCACCATGCGTTCTGTTGCGCTCCCATACtgccaaaccaaaacaaaatgaaacagaacAGCCTTGTCACTGCGATGACGGcggcgatgatgacgatgataatgatgatgatcgttccGAGCAGTCATAAAGACAGAGGGCAGAATCGACATCAAAATCGACCGAGCGGTAGCAGTGCGGGAACGTGTTGTGAGCCGCTTGTGCCTGTTGCCTTTTATGCTATTCACCTTACCTCGGTTTACGGGCGCATCGTATGTGTGCCACGATTTGCCGGTTCGGtaggtttattgttttttatgcGTTCCCCCCTTTCGGTGGTGCTTTCATCAAAtgatattttatgtttatttgctcCTTCGCCTGCCGCAACTCGATCACTCACTCGCGCGTACTCGAGGGAGGAGTACGCTCGGGATTGATGTATGTTGtctgttaattaaattttattgaatttaacAACAGCTTAATCGGACAGGGATGTTGTCGAACCGGAAGCAATGATCAATGGGCTGTAGTTCTTCTGTTAATAGCTGTGAGTAGAAAttaataacatattttttatcatcaccCTGTACATGGTCTGGCAGAAGATGCACACTAGCCCAAATGTAAACCCAGACAACTAGGAATTGAAAGACTCTTGGTTTGCGATTTTGAAGTACTTTCATCCAAGTTTTACTAACACTTGTTACTTCTATGCAATGCATAATACCCCCAACTCAAATACCCTCCATTTCTTCATAGCTTTTGCCAAGCCATAGTTCCATCATATCTCTACGTCTCCATTTCTTCAGTAAACTGCAGCATCATCTCCATATCTCCACtaaattaaagttttattgtatttaaacGCGACGAATAAACTTAGATTATTAGACGATTTTCACAGTGTCTAAAAGGATTTCATGGtaagcattattttattttataatacaCTTAACCTTTCTGTTGGAACTAAAAAgtgtataattttaatttaacatccccacaacatattttaaaacaacaatgaaTGTCACTCTTTGATTTGATAAATAGTCAACTTTAAACACAAGACCTTTGAAAGTCTCTTTACGACTGACAGCAAGAGTTGATGCGCATTCAAGTCATAGTTTATAGTTCCTCTAGTTATTCTTATCTATCAGTGCGTGATATAAAAGGGGAGCAGTAGCTTAATGCAAAGATGGAGAGCAAAGTGATCTCATTGTCCTTTTGGGAAGTAGACCTACCTTTGAAAAAGTGTTTGTGCAGTATAGACGTTCATTCATTTTATAGGCATATTGAGACCAACATAGACAGAGAGTACATGTCTATGTAATGCGACACTCACTCGCCGAATGTTGGTATGTTGGAAAATGACAGATTATGATGTCTCCACACCATATTACTGAAGAAGATTCATCGACACAAGACAACcagtaaaaaagaaataatcgtTGCGTCAGGAATTACAgaaatttggaaaaatatGTCAAAGACAAAATATCTTTCAGAGGTTGCCGATAGACTTCCAATAGACCTCTAGAATAAGAAGGTTGTGACTATTTTCCTAACCTCGACCCATCATGCCAATAGATCACTGCAGGAATTGGACTGTTAAAGATGAAAATTTTACGAAATGTTTCCACATTTCTCAATATGacgaaattgaattgaaattgtcAGAACGTTCATGGACAAAGCTCCAAGAGAGGAAAATTTGGAATAACGCAATCTGCAATAATTTGGAGATCAAAACGGAGAAGAAGTCGATCGCCAAGGTTACAAAAAACTGATTTAAATACTAACATTTTTCATTAGTTGTTGCTAAGGTTgaggaaaatgaaatccacAGAATATCGTGAAATTATACCCAGTGATGGGTattctttttctctcctgCATAGGCCTTGGCCTGGCTATTCTGTCTTGTTTGTACCTTTGACTTAGAGTTGGATTGTTGATATTGGAAGTTTGATGAATTCTAGTTTGTATTACGTGTCTTTTTTGTCGTGGATAAACGGTGGACGGGTGTGttaaatcacataaaacagCTTGCAGACGGCGTTGAATCTCGGTAGGTATATGAAACCGAAAGTTCAAACCGGGGTGAGTGTACGCTGTCGTCTATGCCACGAATGGAATGTCGTGCTTATATTCAACGGTGACATTTACCGTACGGCAGTGTGAcagttgaaacaaaaattcccatattttattttgcatttttctcgTCCATTGTACTTCGTATTGTTTCCATTGTAAATGaaggttcgttttgtttgtattgaaaaatatttttccatgaACGAGACTTATGGAAGGAAAGCCTTTTGTAAGGTGAATTCGTAAAATTCCACCAGTTTGTACGAGACTTGAGCGGCCAACAAATAATAAGAGACTGACAAATTGCAGCCCCGAAACATCCCACTGCTTGGTGGCATGCT
This sequence is a window from Anopheles marshallii chromosome X, idAnoMarsDA_429_01, whole genome shotgun sequence. Protein-coding genes within it:
- the LOC128710339 gene encoding uncharacterized protein LOC128710339, which translates into the protein MSFSSNDTMRPLALQRSHSLPHLTNSREDSGVALSASGSCSGLNNLGYGSDGSSGRRHRHHHHHHRHHDLKIPYGARLVADLRQLITLKQHYYPEGGWGWLVTYIGIIINCIAHGLQLSAGVFLLQTAHIFPHLTVAAVQTILDIASQVVQKFLS